A stretch of the Fusarium musae strain F31 chromosome 2, whole genome shotgun sequence genome encodes the following:
- a CDS encoding hypothetical protein (EggNog:ENOG41) — MGVSAVLPIAIVGGGPCGLMLARLLQTASINYVVFERDESPTSTLRSQGGTLDIHRDSGQEALRRAGLHKEFESLARYDATTMTLMDFQGKFRASFGDNDGGDRPEIDRQQLRQLLLNSLSSDCIRWGKILDAVDQKENGEARDLTLKFRDGSTESGFRLIIGADGAWSKVRSLVTDAKPIYSGKSFIEGRISPDNSQYKLAQQIAGKGTAMAMSAKSTLAVQQLSDASYRTYMGVVAPESLTRPGGDADPNDMDKARNTMLGPGGFYETWTQDLRRLIEASEGPWRPWPLYRLDKALFSSNDEDVPRWKRVPGVVLLGDAAHLATPNGEGVNQAMYDALMLFDQIIAETRALEGSYDQEADVEALERAIVAYEKEMRPRALEHIQSSIDMEDMMYADDGAQRMIEAFKSAHGEN, encoded by the exons ATGGGAGTCTCAGCTGTTCTTCCAATCGCAATTGTCGGCGGTGGCCCATGCGGCCTCATGCTAGCACGTCTGCTTCAAACCGCAAGCATTAATTACGTCGTTTTTGAGCGCGACGAATCTCCAACGTCAACACTCAGAAGCCAAGGCGGTACACTAGACATCCACAGAGActcaggccaagaagcgcTTCGTCGCGCGGGTCTTCACAAGGAATTCGAGTCATTAGCTCGATACGATGCAACGACCATGACATTGATGGACTTTCAAGGGAAATTCCGTGCTTCGTTTGGAGAcaatgatggtggtgatagACCAGAGATCGATCGCCAGCAGCTGCGACAGTTGTTACTCAATTCCTTGTCAAGTGATTGTATCCGTTGGGGCAAGATACTGGATGCTGTTGATCAGAAGGAAAATGGGGAAGCGCGTGATTTAACACTCAAGTTTCGCGATGGATCGACAGAGAGTGGATTTCGACTCATTATTGGAGCAGATGGTGCTTGGAGCAAAGTGCGCTCTCTC GTTACTGACGCTAAGCCCATTTATTCTGGCAAATCATTCATTGAAGGCAGAATATCCCCAGACAACTCACAATACAAACTCGCGCAGCAAATAGCCGGAAAGGGAACTGCCATGGCAATGAGTGCCAAATCCACCCTCGCAGTCCAACAGTTATCCGATGCCTCGTACCGTACATACATGGGCGTAGTGGCACCTGAATCCTTGACGCGTCCCGGTGGTGATGCTGATCCAAATGATATGGACAAAGCGCGAAACACAATGCTTGGGCCTGGAGGCTTTTACGAGACTTGGACACAAGACTTGAGACGATTAATCGAAGCTTCTGAGGGACCATGGCGACCCTGGCCACTATATCGCCTCGACAAAGCCCTGTTCTCTTCtaatgatgaagatgtgccTAGATGGAAACGCGTTCCCGGCGTTGTTCTCCTCGGAGACGCCGCACATCTCGCTACTCCAAATGGCGAAGGCGTGAACCAAGCCATGTATGACGCGCTCATGCTATTTGACCAGATCATAGCAGAGACTAGGGCTCTTGAAGGAAGCTATGATCAGGAAGCTGATGTAGAAGCGTTAGAGCGCGCTATTGTTGCGTACGAAAAGGAGATGCGACCAAGAGCGTTGGAGCATATCCAGAGCAGTATCGACATGGAAGACATGATGTATGCTGATGATGGGGCTCAGCGCATGATAGAAGCATTCAAGTCTGCTCATGGTGAGAATTAG
- a CDS encoding hypothetical protein (EggNog:ENOG41) has translation MDCISVETWSTLLKLGPVAVGVLSVVEVVTADVSTVDVSMVVILVRTDSWVGTPIVNSTEDDTIFDTDSIGSSDEKPDSDCDGRDGLGDVVAGDIEDSSGESVRTDVDTNELVTAAVEDNVVLNDTNDSDSSVDSESAFEVIWDVSSSDDNNMDVDNEIVADEVVNGVSSSVSSDVIANDDDDDIDVGEVLADAVEGEVVNGVDLSVSSDAVDVNSNDEGKCVGSEDIDIGDVVGKIESKSDEMLDVEPDDVDKRVDEVNKDISDDTESKVDDTGSVESDDVGCKVDKTEDKVSDGIESEVDGIEDVESVDIDCEVNEVGKEVSADTASEMDEIDDEVSGDVDVVVDDVAISFIAKFHKGAE, from the exons ATGGACTGTATTTCAGTTGAAACTTGGTCGACACTGCTCAAACTTGGTCCTGTTGCCGTTGGTGTACTTTCGGTAGTTGAGGTCGTAACGGCCGATGTCTCGACAGTTGACGTCTCGATGGTTGTAATACTGGTGCGGACGGATTCTTGGGTTGGGACACCTATAGTCAACTCTACTGAGGATGACACTATATTCGATACGGATTCAATTGGGTCCTCTGATGAGAAACCTGATTCAGATTGTGATGGTAGGgatggtcttggtgatgttgttgctggcgaCATAGAGGATTCATCCGGTGAGAGTGTCAGGACTGACGTAGATACGAATGAGCTTGTAACTGCTGCCGTTGAAGATAATGTCGTTCTGAATGATACCAATGATTCAGATTCCAGTGTAGACTCCGAATCAGCCTTTGAGGTCATCTGGGATGTCAGTTCTAGTGACGATAACAATATGGATGTTGATAATGAGATAGTAGCTGATGAAGTTGTCAACGGTGTCAGCTCTAGTGTCTCCTCTGATGTGATTGctaatgatgatgacgatgatataGATGTTGGCGAAGTATTAGCTGATGCAGTGGAGGGTGAGGTAGTTAATGGTGTAGACCTGAGTGTATCctctgatgctgttgatgtgaATTCCAACGATGAGGGTAAATGTGTAGGTTCTGAGGATATCGATATTGGTGACGTTGTTGGTAAGATAGAATCCAAGTCAGATGAGATGCTTGACGTAGAACCCGACGACGTAGACAAAAGGGTGGATGAAGTTAATAAGGATATATCCGATGACACTGAATCAAAGGTAGACGATACAGGTAGTGTAGAATCTGACGATGTTGGCTGTAAGGTGGATAAAACTGAGGATAAAGTATCAGATGGCATCGAATCTGAGGTGGACGGGATAGAAGATGTAGAATCTGTTGATATAGATTGTGAGGTGAATGAAGTTGGCAAGGAAGTCTCTGCTGATACTGCATCAGAG atggatgagattgatgatgaagtctcTGGCGATGTCGATGtagttgttgatgatgttgctaTTTCCTTTATAGCTAAGTTCCATAAAGGTGCCGAATAG
- a CDS encoding hypothetical protein (EggNog:ENOG41) — translation MAFFIDGKDCMISEWILLAASYVFVGLRIYARLFRAREKLTWSDYLLLLSAVDALALIICDTLTFQMGVMDEYETSVKLSKISFASNYFYDVGMGFPKMSMLAFYWAYFLPSTGMSSGMRKALYGITAFVCASYMAILWDDTFFCGKDVSVQWSQEEGACSVFYAPEPFILNFTLNLACYLAVYALPLILLVQGVLQPSKGVTATFVLGALTICTTIVRFVTLKVGTGQENLVYPMSMLEMALAITVVALPGLKPLVDRSPKHETRSEVIEIKN, via the exons ATGGCGTTCTTTATCGATGGAAAGGACTGCATG ATCTCGGAATGGATCTTGCTGGCAGCTTCTTATGTCTTCGTCGGTCTTCGCATCTATGCGCGTCTCTTTCGTGCGCGTGAGAAGTTGACTTGGTCCGATTACCTTCTCCTTCTATCCGCCGTCGATGCTCTCGCCCTCATCATCTGCGACACTCTAACCTTCCAGATGGGTGTTATGGATGAGTATGAGACGTCCGTCAAGCTCTCCAAG ATCTCATTCGCATCCAACTACTTTTACGATGTCGGTATGGGCTTCCCCAAGATGAGCATGCTTGCGTTCTACTGGGCCTATTTCCTTCCCTCCACCGGCATGAGTTCCGGTATGCGAAAGGCCCTATATGGCATCACTGCCTTTGTTTGCGCATCATACATGGCGATCCTTTGGGATGATACTTTCTTTTGTGGAAAGGATGTTTCGGTTCAATGGTCTCAGGAGGAGGGTGCTTGCAGTGTTTTCTATGCACCAGAGCCCTTCATTCTTAACTTTACACTGAACTTGGCCTGTTATCTTGCTG TCTATGCCCTCCCTCTCATCCTGCTGGTCCAAGGTGTTCTTCAGCCCTCCAAGGGTGTCACTGCTACTTTCGTGCTTGGAGCACTGACTATCTGCACCACCATTGTGCGATTCGTCACACTCAAGGTTGGCACTGGCCAAGAGAATCTTGTTT ACCCCATGAGTATGCTCGAGATGGCACTTGCTATTACTGTTGTCGCGCTACCCGGCTTGAAGCCACTTGTGGATCGCTCCCCAAAGCATGAGACGAGGAGCGAGGTgattgagatcaagaactaA